The following are encoded together in the Brassica napus cultivar Da-Ae chromosome A9, Da-Ae, whole genome shotgun sequence genome:
- the LOC106366289 gene encoding U1 small nuclear ribonucleoprotein 70 kDa-like isoform X1 encodes MGDMNDPFMRNQAVQARPKVQNRSNVLQLKLMGQSHPTGLTPNLLKLFEPRPPLEFLPPPEKRKCPPYTGMAQFVSRFAEPGDPEYAPPKPEVETPVCFHLDLSLYYAKVSDIYIVFYVLFYLDNQAQKRERIHKSRLEKGVEKAAEDLQKYDPNNDPNASGDPYKTLFVARLNYETSESKIKREFEAYGPIKQVHLVTDQQTNKPKGYAFIEYLNTRDMKAAYKQGDGKKIDGRRVLVDVERGRTVPNWRPRRLGGGLGTTRVTGEKIAGEEEQQQPSQARTSRSEEPKAREDREKSRDRGKEREREVSHERSRERSHERSRERSRDRPRESHREDKHHRDRDRGRDRGDRDRESRRDRGDRDRRSRDHDRERSRKRDRDYESGEYEEEGEYERGGSKQRRGESEEGHGYYEGRSRRSSHYEREEEQGGDQDRYDDRYGRVEEEEYRYDDREYKRSERSKSRDY; translated from the exons ATGGGGGACATGAACGATCCTTTCATGCGTAACCAAGCCGTCCAGGCTCGCCCTAAGGTCCAGAACCGATCCAATGTTCTTCAGCTCAAGCTG ATGGGTCAAAGCCACCCGACTGGCTTAACGCCCAatctcttgaagctctttgAGCCCCGACCTCCATTGGAGTTCCTTCCACCTCCAGAGAAGAGAAAATGCCCTCCTTACACAG GTATGGCTCAGTTTGTAAGTCGCTTTGCTGAACCTGGAGATCCAGAGTATGCTCCACCCAAGCCTGAAGTTGAAACACCTGTATGTTTTCATCTCGACTTGTCTCTGTATTATGCTAAGGTCAGTGATATTTATATAgtcttttatgttttgttttatttggacAACCAGGCTCAGAAAAGGGAGAGAATTCATAAATCACGACTGGAGAAGGGTGTTGAAAAGGCTGCTGAGGATCTACAGAAAT ATGATCCGAATAATGATCCGAATGCTTCTGGAGATCCCTACAAGACGCTGTTTGTTGCCCGACTT AACTACGAGACCTCTGAGAGTAAGATTAAAAGGGAGTTTGAGGCTTATGGTCCAATTAAGCAG GTTCATTTGGTGACTGATCAGCAAACCAATAAACCCAAAGGATATGCCTTCATCGAGTACTTGAACACCCGTGACATGAAAG CGGCATATAAGCAGGGTGATGGAAAGAAGATTGATGGCAGAAGGGTGTTGGTTGATGTTGAGAGAGGTAGGACGGTCCCGAACTGGCGTCCCCGTAGGCTTGGTGGTGGACTTGGTACAACCAGAGTTACCGGTGAGAAGATTGCTGGCGAGGAGGAACAACAACAGCCCTCCCAAGCAAGAACATCCCGCTCCGAGGAGCCTAAAGCCCGCGAAGACCG TGAGAAATCTCGTGATAGGGGCAAAGAAAGGGAACGCGAGGTGTCTCACGAGCGGTCTCGTGAAAGGTCTCACGAGAGGTCCCGTGAACGGTCTCGTGATAGACCGAGAGAGAGTCATAGAGAGGATAAGCACCACAGAGACAGGGACCGAGGTAGAGACAGGGGGGATAGAGACAGAGAGAGCAGGCGTGACAGAGGAGATAGAGACCGTCGTTCACGGGACCACGATAGGGAGAGGAGTAGGAAAAGGGATCGGGACTACGagagcggagagtatgaagaaGAGGGCGAGTATGAGAGAGGTGGGTCGAAGCAGAGGAGAGGGGAGTCAGAGGAAGGGCATGGGTACTACGAAGGGCGTAGTAGACGTTCGAGCCATTATGAGCGTGAGGAGGAACAAGGAGGTGACCAAGACCGCTACGATGACCGTTATGGGAGAGTGGAGGAAGAAGAATACCGTTATGATGATCGTGAGTATAAGCGGTCAGAGCGTTCAAAGTCGCGTGATTATTAA
- the LOC106366289 gene encoding U1 small nuclear ribonucleoprotein 70 kDa-like isoform X2, translating to MGDMNDPFMRNQAVQARPKVQNRSNVLQLKLMGQSHPTGLTPNLLKLFEPRPPLEFLPPPEKRKCPPYTGMAQFVSRFAEPGDPEYAPPKPEVETPAQKRERIHKSRLEKGVEKAAEDLQKYDPNNDPNASGDPYKTLFVARLNYETSESKIKREFEAYGPIKQVHLVTDQQTNKPKGYAFIEYLNTRDMKAAYKQGDGKKIDGRRVLVDVERGRTVPNWRPRRLGGGLGTTRVTGEKIAGEEEQQQPSQARTSRSEEPKAREDREKSRDRGKEREREVSHERSRERSHERSRERSRDRPRESHREDKHHRDRDRGRDRGDRDRESRRDRGDRDRRSRDHDRERSRKRDRDYESGEYEEEGEYERGGSKQRRGESEEGHGYYEGRSRRSSHYEREEEQGGDQDRYDDRYGRVEEEEYRYDDREYKRSERSKSRDY from the exons ATGGGGGACATGAACGATCCTTTCATGCGTAACCAAGCCGTCCAGGCTCGCCCTAAGGTCCAGAACCGATCCAATGTTCTTCAGCTCAAGCTG ATGGGTCAAAGCCACCCGACTGGCTTAACGCCCAatctcttgaagctctttgAGCCCCGACCTCCATTGGAGTTCCTTCCACCTCCAGAGAAGAGAAAATGCCCTCCTTACACAG GTATGGCTCAGTTTGTAAGTCGCTTTGCTGAACCTGGAGATCCAGAGTATGCTCCACCCAAGCCTGAAGTTGAAACACCT GCTCAGAAAAGGGAGAGAATTCATAAATCACGACTGGAGAAGGGTGTTGAAAAGGCTGCTGAGGATCTACAGAAAT ATGATCCGAATAATGATCCGAATGCTTCTGGAGATCCCTACAAGACGCTGTTTGTTGCCCGACTT AACTACGAGACCTCTGAGAGTAAGATTAAAAGGGAGTTTGAGGCTTATGGTCCAATTAAGCAG GTTCATTTGGTGACTGATCAGCAAACCAATAAACCCAAAGGATATGCCTTCATCGAGTACTTGAACACCCGTGACATGAAAG CGGCATATAAGCAGGGTGATGGAAAGAAGATTGATGGCAGAAGGGTGTTGGTTGATGTTGAGAGAGGTAGGACGGTCCCGAACTGGCGTCCCCGTAGGCTTGGTGGTGGACTTGGTACAACCAGAGTTACCGGTGAGAAGATTGCTGGCGAGGAGGAACAACAACAGCCCTCCCAAGCAAGAACATCCCGCTCCGAGGAGCCTAAAGCCCGCGAAGACCG TGAGAAATCTCGTGATAGGGGCAAAGAAAGGGAACGCGAGGTGTCTCACGAGCGGTCTCGTGAAAGGTCTCACGAGAGGTCCCGTGAACGGTCTCGTGATAGACCGAGAGAGAGTCATAGAGAGGATAAGCACCACAGAGACAGGGACCGAGGTAGAGACAGGGGGGATAGAGACAGAGAGAGCAGGCGTGACAGAGGAGATAGAGACCGTCGTTCACGGGACCACGATAGGGAGAGGAGTAGGAAAAGGGATCGGGACTACGagagcggagagtatgaagaaGAGGGCGAGTATGAGAGAGGTGGGTCGAAGCAGAGGAGAGGGGAGTCAGAGGAAGGGCATGGGTACTACGAAGGGCGTAGTAGACGTTCGAGCCATTATGAGCGTGAGGAGGAACAAGGAGGTGACCAAGACCGCTACGATGACCGTTATGGGAGAGTGGAGGAAGAAGAATACCGTTATGATGATCGTGAGTATAAGCGGTCAGAGCGTTCAAAGTCGCGTGATTATTAA
- the LOC106366287 gene encoding zinc finger protein ENHYDROUS: protein MPVDLDDSSTVSGDASVSSTGNQNPPPQSAAKKKRNLPGMPDPDSEVIALSPKTLMATNRFVCEICSKGFQRDQNLQLHRRGHNLPWKLRQRSSKEVRKKVYVCPVSGCVHHDPSRALGDLTGIKKHFCRKHGEKKFKCEKCSKSYAVQSDWKAHSKICGSKEYRCDCGTLFSRRDSFITHRAFCDVLAEESAKNHTQSKKLYPETVSESQLKSPAAVDSPPPSPPSVALVPEPAVSVETETEPQPANIVSSSVLPIRDSSDEPENNTLEVIMEEAPRTIGLNGSNDQSNNSKSVYAGLFASSSSSPSLYAASSTPSPSLFPPSSSMEPISLCLSTTGPSLFGATIQDPPQPHFLTPLLPPPQPAISATALLQKAAQMGSTGSGGSLLRGLGIVSTTSSPMELSSHDPGFGLGLGLPCSSGSGLKELMMGNSSVFDPKQTTLDFLGLGRAVGNNNPGGGGLSSALWGGGGGMDVFGSGELSDKDIGRSS from the exons ATGCCGGTTGATTTAGATGATTCCTCTACGGTTTCCGGCGACGCAAGCGTCTCCTCCACCGGAAACCAAAACCCACCTCCACAATCCGCCGCAAAGAAGAAACGTAACCTCCCCGGAATGCCTG ATCCAGATTCAGAGGTGATAGCTCTCTCACCCAAAACTCTCATGGCGACGAACCGATTCGTCTGCGAAATCTGCAGCAAAGGGTTTCAGCGAGACCAGAACCTCCAGCTCCACCGTCGCGGTCACAACCTACCCTGGAAGCTTCGGCAGAGATCGAGCAAAGAAGTGAGGAAGAAAGTCTACGTTTGTCCTGTCTCCGGCTGTGTTCATCACGACCCTTCGCGTGCTCTTGGTGATCTCACTGGGATCAAGAAACACTTTTGTCGGAAACACGGCGAGAAGAAGTTTAAGTGCGAGAAGTGCTCCAAGAGTTACGCAGTTCAATCGGATTGGAAAGCTCATTCCAAGATTTGCGGTAGTAAGGAGTATAGATGCGATTGTGGAACTCTCTTTTCTAG AAGAGATAGCTTTATAACGCACAGAGCTTTCTGTGATGTGTTGGCTGAGGAGAGTGCCAAGAATCATACTCAAAGCAAGAAGCTTTACCCTGAAACAGTCTCTGAATCTCAACTGAAATCTCCAGCCGCCGTTgattctcctcctccttctccacCGTCTGTTGCTCTAGTTCCAGAACCGGCTGTTTCCGTTGAGACTGAGACTGAGCCTCAGCCTGCCAATATCGTATCCTCCTCGGTTCTGCCGATTCGAGATTCTTCAG ATGAACCAGAAAACAACACTCTTGAAGTCATTATGGAGGAAGCTCCGAGGACGATCGGTTTGAATGGGAGCAATGATCAGAGTAACAACAGCAAGAGCGTGTACGCAGGCTTGTTtgcatcatcatcctcatcgCCTAGTTTATATGCTGCTTCCTCAACACCTTCCCCAAGTCTATTCCCACCATCTTCCTCCATGGAGCCCATATCTCTCTGTCTCTCCACGACGGGTCCTTCTTTGTTCGGAGCAACAATACAAGATCCACCACAACCACATTTTCTAACCCCTCTCCTTCCTCCTCCTCAACCAGCGATCTCAGCAACCGCATTGCTCCAAAAAGCTGCACAAATGGGTTCCACTGGTTCAGGAGGTTCGTTGCTCCGCGGGTTAGGCATAGTGTCGACTACTTCTTCACCTATGGAACTCAGCAGCCACGATCCCGGGTTTGGTCTTGGCCTGGGACTACCTTGTAGTAGCGGATCGGGTCTGAAAGAGCTGATGATGGGGAACTCTTCAGTGTTTGATCCGAAGCAGACAACACTTGACTTTCTCGGATTGGGAAGAGCTGTTGGTAATAACAATCCGGGTGGTGGTGGGTTGTCTTCTGCTCTGTGGGGAGGTGGCGGTGGAATGGATGTGTTTGGAAGTGGAGAGTTATCAGACAAAGACATTGGTAGAAGTTCGTAA
- the LOC106366288 gene encoding serine/threonine/tyrosine-protein kinase HT1, with product MRMRARGYQIAPSSEMMPLEETLHPNYPFLMSSHGLKSFDSHDGSLSDLDSDDQFPLSINAELLVDAKDVYIGELIGVGSSSKVYKGLLRKVNPVSVKIFQPERASSVTIEQKKKFQREVMLLSRIQHENIVQFIGACIEPKLMIITELMEGNTLHKFMLTTRPNPLDLKLSISFALDISRGMEFLNANGIIHRDLKPRNMLLTKDQKHVKLADFGLAREETKGFMTSEAGTYRWMAPELFSYEAFQNGEKKEYDHKVDVYSFAIVFWELLTNKTPFKGKNNIFVAYAASKNQRPSLDNLPKEVGSILEACWAADPKARPEFKEITVSLTKFLRSLCSDDGNASPNAATEDSTSKLVQERVVCDCPGLKMKKKKRNKVVNMMVLPFIQMFRKCFFK from the exons ATGAGAATGAGAGCTCGCGGGTACCAAATAGCTCCGTCATCAGAGATGATGCCGTTGGAGGAAACGCTTCATCCGAATTACCCTTTTCTCATGTCCTCGCATGGTCTCAAGTCCTTTGATTCGCACGACGGCTCACTCTCAGACCTCGATTCCGACGATCAGTTCCCTCTCAGCATCAACGCGGAGTTGCTCGTCGATGCCAAAGACGTTTATATAGGGGAACTGATCGGCGTAGGTTCTTCCTCAAAAGTCTACAAAGGATT GTTGAGGAAAGTTAACCCCGTCTCGGTGAAGATATTCCAGCCTGAAAGAGCATCTTCTGTTACCATTGAGCAGAAGAAGAAGTTCCAAAGGGAGGTTATGTTGCTCTCCAGGATTCAACATGAAAATATTGTCCAG TTTATTGGGGCATGCATAGAACCAAAGCTGATGATAATTACTGAACTCATGGAAGGCAACACTCTTCACAAGTTTATGTTGACTACTCGTCCAAACCCTCTTGATCTCAAGCTCTCCATTAGCTTCGCCTTGGATATCTCTCGTGGAATGGAGTTCTTGAATGCAAATGGCATCATTCACCGTGATCTGAAACCTA GGAATATGCTGTTAACAAAGGATCAGAAACATGTAAAGTTGGCTGATTTTGGACTTGCTAGAGAGGAAACTAAAGGCTTCATGACCTCTGAAGCTGGTACTTATAGATGGATGGCTCCTgag TTATTCAGCTACGAGGCGTTTCAAAATGGGGAAAAGAAAGAGTATGATCATAAGGTGGATGTTTACAGTTTCGCTATTGTCTTTTGGGAGTTGCTTACCAACAAAACCCCATTCAAAGGAAAGAACAACATCTTTGTTGCTTATGCTGCCAGTAAA AATCAGAGACCAAGCCTGGATAATCTTCCGAAAGAAGTTGGTTCTATCCTTGAAGCATGCTGGGCAGCTGATCCTAAAGCTCGTCCTGAGTTCAAAGAGATTACAGTCTCACTCACGAAATTTCTTAGAAGCTTATGTTCAGATGATGGTAATGCTTCACCAAATGCAGCTACCGAGGACTCAACAAGCAAGCTGGTTCAGGAACGTGTTGTCTGCGACTGCCCCGggctgaagatgaagaagaaaaagagaaataaagTGGTGAACATGATGGTTCTTCCGTTTATTCAGATGTTCAGAAAGTGTTTCTTCAAGTGA